CGAGTAGCGCTTCTCAAGATGACGCAGGGCCAACAGCGACACACTGGTAATCACCAGGTACATCGCGGCCACTGCGAGGAAGAAAGTGAACGGCTCGCGGGTGGCATCTGCCGCCTGCTTGGCCTTGAACATCATGTCTTGCAGGCCCACCACCGAGATCAGCGCAGTGGCCTTGGTGAGGACCAGCCAGTTGTTGGTGAAACCGGGGATCGCCAGCCGGATCATCTGCGGCACCATCACCCGGAAAAACACCTGGAAACTGCTCATGCCATACGCAAGGCCGGCCTCGGCCTGGCCCTTGGGAATAGCCATGAAGGCGCCACGGAAGGTTTCCGACAGGTAGGCGCCAAAAATGAAACCCAGGGTGCCGATACCGGCGGCCAAGGGGTTCAAGTCGATATAGTCGTCGTAGCCCAGCATCGGCGCGACGCGGTTGAGCAAGTCCTGGCCGCCGTAGAAAATCAGCAGGATCAGCACCAGGTCGGGGATCCCGCGGATCACCGTGGAGTACAAGTCACCCAGCCAGGCCAACCAGCGCACCGGCGACAGGCGTAACGCGACCCCGATCAGACCCAGAACAATGGCCAAGGCCATGGACGACAAGGCGAGCTGAAGCGTCAACCATGCGCCATCGAGGATGACGGCCCCGTAGCCTTTCAACATGATTCAGGTCCTCGAAAAGGGGGATGAAAAAATGGCGCAAACCGCAGGAATTCTGTTGCTTGCGCCATTTAGGGCAGATCGCTGCGACGATTTACTTGGCGTCAGCGCCGTAAATATCGAAGTCGAAGTACTTGTCCTGGATTTTCTTGTATTCGCCGTTGGCACGGATTGCGGCAATGGCTGCGTTGATG
The genomic region above belongs to Pseudomonas sp. S35 and contains:
- a CDS encoding ABC transporter permease, whose translation is MLKGYGAVILDGAWLTLQLALSSMALAIVLGLIGVALRLSPVRWLAWLGDLYSTVIRGIPDLVLILLIFYGGQDLLNRVAPMLGYDDYIDLNPLAAGIGTLGFIFGAYLSETFRGAFMAIPKGQAEAGLAYGMSSFQVFFRVMVPQMIRLAIPGFTNNWLVLTKATALISVVGLQDMMFKAKQAADATREPFTFFLAVAAMYLVITSVSLLALRHLEKRYSVGVRAADL